The genome window CAATCCTGGTTGGTCCCACACCTACATCAGCTGCAAATGTGCTCGCTGTTGTGTCTTTGCTTGTTACATAGGGATATGTACCGTAGTAAAGAGAGAGGCCGAATCCCTGAGATCCTTCAATAAAAACCTCTTTATCATCATCTAATGCGTCGTTTACTTCTTGAGGAACATTTGTTAGATAATCTTCAAGTTCTTCATATTGTTCTGCAAGTTTTATAGTCCTCATAACTCTGTCGGAGTTTGCAGGTCCGCATCCAGTTCCAGTACTTCCTATTTTATTTTTAAGATAATCAGAAGCCTGATCCTGTTCTTTATGTTTGTTTTCGATAATTGCGCATCTATAATCAACAAAAGTCCTGTCCCTAACGTTATATTTATTTAAATATTCCATTTCATGCATGAAAACTTCAGGATCGACCAGTACTCCTGCTCCAATGAGCATTCTTGCACCAGTATGTACAAATCCGGAAGGAGTTAATCTTAATCCATATTTTTCGCCGTGAATTTCAACAGAGTGGCCTGCGTTTGGGCCTACACCTGCTCTTGCTATAATGTCTGGTTTATCATTGTCACAAAGATAAGTGATACATTTACCTTTACCTTCATCTCCCCAGGCGCCACCAACTAATATACTACATGTCATATTTTAATTCTCCATAATTATTCGCCTCTTATACTATGGGAAGACCTTGATAAAAATCTTTCCCCTAAGAGTTTGAAGTTTTATATTAATTTATTTAAAAATCATGAAAACATTTGAAACTAAGTTTATCTTTTAAATTACATGTTATTTTTTATAATGTACCCTTAAAATCGTTGAATTAATTTTTTATAGTTTCTCCATTGGTTTAATTCTAATTTTGTTAAACCATCTTTTTTTACAATACCTTTAAAAAATATTAAAATTCACTTTTTAATATCCCCATGTATTGCCGTAGTTAATTTGTCATTTATTATATAAAGATTAACTGCAAATTTTCATACATAGCTAATGCTCAATTTACAGGTACTTGAAACCATATTTGTAATTAATCTAAATCATTCAGTAAAAATTATATAATATTTTAAAATATTTCAGTTAAACACATCACACTTGAAAATAAAGAGATTCGAATAAACACGCCATTTACAAGTAATTCAATACAACCATTAAATCAATTAAATATTTTTTATAACATTCAGTTAAATATATCACACCTTAAAATAAAGTATTACTTGCCGTTATACTCAGATTCAAATGTAAATACATCCTTTACTAAAATAGAATAAATATACAATCCTTAAATCTACCAATAAATCATCCCCCGTATTTCAATAAAATATATCCATTCAAAAATAAAGTATTACATACTATCGTACTCAGATTCAAATGTAAACACACTATTTACAACTAATTCAATAAAATACGACCATTAAACTAATTAAATATTTTTTATAACATTCAGTTAAATATATCACATCTAAAAATAAAGTATTACTAGTGATATCATACTCAGATTCAAATGTAAATACATCCTTTACTAAAATAGAATAAATATACAATCCTTAAATCTACCAATAAATCATCCCCCGTATTTCAATAAAATATATCCATTCAAAAATAAAGTATTACATACTATCGTACTCAGATTCAAATGTAAACACACTATTTACAACTAATTCAATAAAATACGACCATTAAACTAATTAAATATTTTTTATAACATTCAGTTAAATATATCACATCTAAAAATAAAGTATTACTAGTGATATCATGCTCAGGTTTGAAGGTATAAAAGAATATGATACAGCTGAAAGTATCCAGACTGCACGTGAATGCGCCATAATATTTTCAGATGATGAATTACCTAAAAACATATGTAAAGACATTGAAGAAACGCTGAATAGATATGAATTCAGTAAAAAAGAAAAAGTAGAGATCGAAGTTAGATACATAAAGAATGTTGCTGAAATTATTGTGTCTGTTCACTGCCCTTTAAGACGTTTGGTTGGTAAAAGCGATGAACAGATTCTGCGCGGCCTTAAAAATTACAGGTCCCGTTTTGAAGATTACTACAACAATATAAAACCTTACTAAACCTTTTTTTAAATTTCTTATTTTAAGCCATTAATATTTAGATAATTCAGCAATTATATTTACAATGTTTTTAATGGCAAGCCTGAAGTCTTCTATCCTTATATTTTCATTTGGAGAATGTACCAAAGAGCCCCAGTATTCTGCACCTGTAGAAACTGTTGGGATACCTAATTTATTTATGAAATTATAAATAGGACTGCTTCCAACAGATACTGGATAAATTAAAGGTTCCATACCGTATGTTTTTCTAGTTGCATCCCTGATTATATCCACTGCAAATGAGGATGGCGGTGTTTTAGCTGATTCATAGCCGTAATGATACTTAACCTCAACATCACTGAATCCATATTTTTCTATATGTTCATGGAGATTTTCAAGAAGCTTTTCAGGTGTCTGCCCTGGGAAAAGTCTAAAGTCTACTTTAACAAGGGCTTCACTTGGAACTATAGTTTTGGTTCCCTCTCCAATGTAACCTGATTTTATACCATCGATGTTGCATGTTGGTTTTAAATATAATGACTTTAATGCATTCAAACTCGTAGAGTTTGATGCAGCAAAGTTTTTACCAGCTTCAAATCCCTGAAATTCCCCTGCAAATTCAGCCAACCCGTATTCTTTTTTCACTTCCTCGACGTCAAAAGGAATCTGCTTTAAAAGCTCTTCATCTTCTTTACTTATATTTATATCCTCATAAAATCCCTCAATTAAGATTTTACCTTTTTCATCTCTAAGACTGCTTAAAAACTCCACTAATCTCCAGACAGGATTGGGCACTAAACCTGCCCTGCCGGAATGCACGTCCCTATCAGCTTTCTTAACAAAAAATTCAAAAAATGCAAGCCCCTTGTAACCGAGCTTTACAGATGGTCTTCCGTTTTCATGCCTATCGCCAGATTCCCAGACACCGATATCTGCTTCAAAGAGGTCTTTATATTTTTCAATATATTTTGGGAGTGAAACACCTCCAACCTCTTCCTCGCCTTCAAAGACAAATTTCACAGCCACTGGAAGATCACCTGCTGTTTTTAAAATAGATTCTACAGCTTTAACTCGAGCTATAATATTCCCCTTGTTGTCTGCAACTCCCCTTGCAAATATTTTGCCGTCTCTAATTGCCGGCTCAAAAGGCGGGCTCGTCCACAGCTCCAGTGGATCTGCCGGCTGCACGTCATAGTGGTTGTAAAAAATAATTGTTTTACTGTAATGTGCAGGCTTGTATTCCCCATATATTACCGGATTTGCACCTTCCATCTCCAGTATTTGAACATTCAATCCAGATTCTTCAAAAATTTCTTTGATCCTTGTTACACACTCTTTTATACCTTCATCTTGCGTAGATATAGACGGAATGGAACATATTGATTTAAGGTCTTCAATAAATGTGTCAAAGTTTTCATCCACGTATTCCAGTGCCCTTTGCATTAAATCACCTGATAATTTAAAATCAATGTTTATTCTCTAAATTATAATGTTAATATAACTTAAGAAATCCCTTGGGAAAATTTGATTTAATTCATTTTTTGTTTTGATTTTGAAGATGTTTTTTTTAGATTTCCTAAAAACTTTCTTAATCCCGTTATCTGAAATATTTGAAGATTTGAATTTATTTGCTTCAGCCTACTACTTGAGCCGCCAGCGGCTTAAGTAGTAATTTAAAGCTATTAATAAACAAGATATCTAGATAGTTAGGACTAAAAAATATAATTTATTTTGATAATTAAAAATAAAGAAAAAATCATATTTAGTTAAAAATTAAGAAAATAAGAAAAAAGTAGGTATTTAATTCAATTAGAAGGATAATTTAGATATCCTGTTCATTGCTTCTTTTGTATTTTCAAGTGTGTTAAATGCGGTTAATCTAAAGTAGCCTTCACCACTTGGACCAAATCCTACACCGGGTGTACCTACAACATGGGCTTTATCTAACAGGGTGTCGAAGAATTCCCATGAATCCATGCCGTTTGGTGTTTTAACCCATATATAAGGTGAGTTAACTCCACCGTAAATTTTAAGGCCGATGTTTGTCAGGCTTTCCCTTATAATTTCGGCATTTTTCATATAGTAATCAATTGATTCTTTAATTTCTTTCTGTCCTTCAGGGGAATAAACTGCTTTAGCAGCAGCCTGTATTGGGTAAGAGACACCATTGAACTTGGTTGTCTGCCTCCTGTTCCACAGAGGGTTTAAAGCTTGAGGATTTCCTTCCCCGTCATATCCCATGAGTTCTTTAGGTACTACAGTGCATGCACATCGGGTACCTGTAAACCCTGCATTTTTAGAGAAGCTTCTAAATTCAATTGCTACTTCTTTTGCCCCTTCAATTTCATAGATACTGTGAGGGATGTTGTCTTCACGTATGTAAGCTTCGTAAGCAGCGTCAAAGAGAATTATTGCATCATTTTCTTTGGCGTAGTTCACCCATTTAGCTAACTGTTCTTTTGTAAGTGCGGTACCTGTTGGGTTGTTTGGGAAACATAAATAGATTAAGTCTACATCTTCTTCGGGGAGTGCAGGTACAAGGTCATTTTCTTCTGTGCATGGAAGGTAAACAAGTCCCTGGTATTTTCCGTCTTCTCCCATAGGACCGCCACGTCCTGCCATGATATTAGTTTCCACATAAACCGGGTAAACAGGGTCTGTTATTGCTATTACATTATCAAGGCCGAATATTTCCTGGATGTTTCCTGTATCGCATTTTGCCCCGTCGCTGATGAATACTTCATCATTGTCCAGCTTAATTCCCCTTGGAGTGTAATCATTTTTGATGATTTCTTCAATTAGAAAATCGTATCCCTGTTCTGGCCCGTATCCTCTAAATGTGTCGGCCTGGCCCATTTCATCCACTGCATTTTTGAATTCTTTTACTACAGCCTTTGGTAACGGCCTTGTGACATCCCCAATACCCATACGGATGACATCAGCGTCAGGGTGTTCTTTTTGATATTTATCAACACGGTGAGCAATTTCTGCAAATATATAACTGCTTTTAAGTAATAGATAGTTTTCATTAATTTTGACTGTCATTTTAAGTCCTCTTCCTCTTTAAGTTCTAATTATATATTGGTTAATTTATTTATTCATTTGTGTGCGAAGTAAAACTTTACTTACCATCAACTTACAAAGCTACAAAATCTTTTGAAGCTGTAAAATGAAGCTTAAGCACTACCAAAAAAAACTTAGTT of Methanobacterium bryantii contains these proteins:
- a CDS encoding adenylosuccinate synthetase, with the protein product MTCSILVGGAWGDEGKGKCITYLCDNDKPDIIARAGVGPNAGHSVEIHGEKYGLRLTPSGFVHTGARMLIGAGVLVDPEVFMHEMEYLNKYNVRDRTFVDYRCAIIENKHKEQDQASDYLKNKIGSTGTGCGPANSDRVMRTIKLAEQYEELEDYLTNVPQEVNDALDDDKEVFIEGSQGFGLSLYYGTYPYVTSKDTTASTFAADVGVGPTRIDEVIAVFKSYITRVGEGPFATEITQEKAEEMGIEEYGTVTGRRRRVGLFDMELARESCMINGATQIALTCVDKLFPNCENVTDYSKLPGEVKKFIEEIEGETGVPVTIISTGPDLEDTIDLRDELL
- a CDS encoding M20/M25/M40 family metallo-hydrolase, with the translated sequence MQRALEYVDENFDTFIEDLKSICSIPSISTQDEGIKECVTRIKEIFEESGLNVQILEMEGANPVIYGEYKPAHYSKTIIFYNHYDVQPADPLELWTSPPFEPAIRDGKIFARGVADNKGNIIARVKAVESILKTAGDLPVAVKFVFEGEEEVGGVSLPKYIEKYKDLFEADIGVWESGDRHENGRPSVKLGYKGLAFFEFFVKKADRDVHSGRAGLVPNPVWRLVEFLSSLRDEKGKILIEGFYEDINISKEDEELLKQIPFDVEEVKKEYGLAEFAGEFQGFEAGKNFAASNSTSLNALKSLYLKPTCNIDGIKSGYIGEGTKTIVPSEALVKVDFRLFPGQTPEKLLENLHEHIEKYGFSDVEVKYHYGYESAKTPPSSFAVDIIRDATRKTYGMEPLIYPVSVGSSPIYNFINKLGIPTVSTGAEYWGSLVHSPNENIRIEDFRLAIKNIVNIIAELSKY
- a CDS encoding LL-diaminopimelate aminotransferase; this encodes MTVKINENYLLLKSSYIFAEIAHRVDKYQKEHPDADVIRMGIGDVTRPLPKAVVKEFKNAVDEMGQADTFRGYGPEQGYDFLIEEIIKNDYTPRGIKLDNDEVFISDGAKCDTGNIQEIFGLDNVIAITDPVYPVYVETNIMAGRGGPMGEDGKYQGLVYLPCTEENDLVPALPEEDVDLIYLCFPNNPTGTALTKEQLAKWVNYAKENDAIILFDAAYEAYIREDNIPHSIYEIEGAKEVAIEFRSFSKNAGFTGTRCACTVVPKELMGYDGEGNPQALNPLWNRRQTTKFNGVSYPIQAAAKAVYSPEGQKEIKESIDYYMKNAEIIRESLTNIGLKIYGGVNSPYIWVKTPNGMDSWEFFDTLLDKAHVVGTPGVGFGPSGEGYFRLTAFNTLENTKEAMNRISKLSF